A single Bacillus sp. OxB-1 DNA region contains:
- a CDS encoding acyl-CoA dehydrogenase, which produces MDLQFTEEQLMMRDMVRNFAKTEIEPFVPRMEAGEFPHDILTKMGELGLMGITVPEEYGGSGMDFISYIIAINELSKVSAVVGVILSVHTSVGTNPILYFGNEQQKQEYVPKMASGEYLGAFCLTEPSAGSDAGSLKTRAVKKDGHYVINGSKVFITNGGEADVYIVFASTDPSKGTHGVTAFIVDKDTPGLVIGKDEEKMGLHGSRTVQLTFEDMKVPEDKVLGVEGEGFKIAMANLDVGRIGIASQALGIAEASLEAATDYAKERVQFGKPIAAQQGVGFKLADMATAVEASRLLVYRAAQMRSEGLSCGKEASMAKLFASQTAVDCSIEAIQVFGGYGYTEDYPVERYFRDAKVTQIYEGTSEIQRLVISKQLTK; this is translated from the coding sequence ATGGATTTACAATTTACCGAAGAACAGCTGATGATGCGCGACATGGTACGGAATTTTGCTAAAACAGAGATTGAGCCGTTTGTTCCCCGGATGGAAGCGGGGGAGTTTCCACACGACATCTTAACGAAAATGGGCGAGCTCGGCCTGATGGGTATCACGGTTCCGGAAGAATACGGCGGATCGGGGATGGATTTCATTTCCTATATCATCGCGATCAACGAACTATCCAAGGTGAGCGCGGTTGTCGGGGTCATTCTATCAGTCCATACTTCGGTCGGAACGAACCCGATCCTTTATTTCGGAAATGAACAGCAAAAGCAAGAGTACGTACCCAAAATGGCGAGCGGCGAATACCTCGGGGCCTTCTGTTTGACCGAACCTTCAGCGGGGTCGGACGCAGGTTCATTGAAAACAAGGGCCGTTAAAAAAGACGGACATTATGTGATCAACGGATCCAAGGTCTTCATTACGAACGGCGGGGAAGCGGATGTCTATATCGTGTTCGCTTCGACGGATCCATCGAAAGGAACGCACGGCGTCACGGCGTTCATCGTCGACAAAGACACACCGGGACTCGTCATCGGAAAAGATGAGGAGAAAATGGGGCTTCATGGTTCACGGACCGTCCAATTGACGTTCGAAGATATGAAAGTGCCGGAAGATAAGGTGCTTGGCGTAGAAGGCGAAGGATTCAAAATCGCCATGGCCAATCTCGATGTAGGCCGGATCGGCATCGCATCACAGGCGCTCGGGATTGCGGAAGCTTCATTGGAAGCGGCGACAGACTACGCGAAAGAGCGTGTCCAGTTCGGAAAGCCGATCGCCGCCCAGCAAGGGGTCGGATTCAAATTGGCGGATATGGCCACAGCGGTGGAAGCATCGCGACTGCTTGTCTACCGGGCTGCGCAGATGCGGTCGGAAGGGCTGTCATGCGGGAAAGAGGCATCGATGGCGAAACTGTTCGCCTCCCAGACGGCGGTCGACTGTTCGATCGAAGCGATCCAAGTGTTCGGCGGATACGGCTATACGGAAGACTATCCGGTGGAGCGCTATTTCCGCGACGCAAAAGTTACGCAGATCTATGAAGGTACCAGTGAGATCCAACGGTTGGTTATATCGAAGCAATTGACGAAGTAG
- a CDS encoding acyl-CoA dehydrogenase codes for MDFKLSEEHEMIRKMVRDFAENEVAPTAAERDEEERFDMALFEKMAELGLTGIPWPEEYGGIGSDYLAYVIAVEELSRVCASTGVTLSAHTSLAGWPVFKYGTEEQKQKYLRPMAEGTKIGAYGLTEPGSGSDAGGMRTTAKLDGEDYVLNGSKIFITNGGIADIYIVFAVTDPESKHKGTSAFIVEKDFAGFSVGKKEKKLGIRSSPTTEIMFDNCRVPKENLLGEEGEGFIIAMKTLDGGRNGIAAQAVGIAQGALEASVDYAKERVQFGKPIAANQGVGFKLADMATAVEASRLLTYQAAWLESNNLPYGKESAMAKLMAGDTAMKVTTEAVQVFGGYGYTKDYPVERFMRDAKITQIYEGTQEIQRLVISRMLTK; via the coding sequence ATGGATTTTAAATTATCGGAAGAACATGAAATGATCCGGAAGATGGTCCGTGATTTTGCGGAGAATGAAGTCGCACCGACTGCGGCGGAACGGGATGAAGAAGAACGGTTCGACATGGCATTATTTGAAAAGATGGCGGAACTTGGATTGACGGGCATCCCTTGGCCGGAAGAGTACGGCGGCATCGGCAGTGACTATCTTGCATACGTCATCGCAGTGGAGGAGCTTTCCCGGGTCTGTGCATCGACGGGCGTTACCTTATCGGCCCACACATCACTTGCAGGATGGCCGGTTTTCAAATATGGTACGGAAGAACAGAAGCAAAAGTATCTGCGTCCAATGGCGGAAGGCACCAAAATTGGTGCATACGGCTTGACCGAGCCGGGTTCAGGATCGGACGCGGGCGGCATGCGCACAACCGCCAAGCTGGATGGCGAAGACTATGTGCTGAACGGATCCAAAATCTTCATTACCAACGGCGGGATAGCGGACATTTACATCGTATTCGCGGTCACCGATCCGGAATCGAAGCATAAAGGAACAAGCGCATTCATCGTCGAGAAAGATTTTGCAGGCTTCTCCGTCGGAAAGAAAGAGAAGAAGCTTGGGATCCGTTCATCTCCAACAACGGAAATCATGTTCGACAATTGCCGGGTGCCGAAAGAGAACCTTTTGGGTGAGGAAGGCGAAGGCTTCATCATCGCAATGAAAACATTGGATGGCGGCCGGAACGGGATTGCCGCGCAAGCCGTGGGGATTGCGCAAGGGGCGCTTGAAGCATCGGTCGATTATGCGAAGGAACGGGTGCAGTTTGGAAAACCGATCGCGGCGAACCAAGGTGTCGGCTTCAAGCTGGCGGACATGGCGACAGCGGTGGAAGCATCCCGCCTATTGACATATCAAGCAGCTTGGTTGGAATCGAATAACTTGCCATACGGAAAAGAATCGGCCATGGCGAAATTGATGGCCGGAGATACAGCGATGAAAGTGACAACCGAAGCAGTTCAAGTATTTGGCGGTTACGGGTATACGAAAGATTACCCGGTCGAGCGTTTCATGCGCGATGCGAAAATCACGCAAATTTACGAAGGAACGCAGGAAATTCAACGTCTTGTCATCTCCCGTATGCTGACAAAATAA
- a CDS encoding CTP synthase — protein MTKYIFVTGGVVSSLGKGINAASLGRLLKSRGLEVTMQKFDPYINVDPRMMSPYQHGEVFVTQDGAETDLDLGHYERFIDIDLNKYSNVTMGKVYSSVLKKERSGEYMGATVQVIPHITNEIKSLIKRAAKETNADVVITEIGGSVGDIESLPYLEAIRQMKTDLGKNDVMYIHNTLIPYLHAAGEMKTKPTQHSVKELRSLGIQPNIIVVRSEYPVPQEMKDKIALFCNIKPEEVIEALDAETLYEVPLRLHEQHMDKIVVDFLGLETKEPDMTDVKELVHLVKSLSKKVCIGLVGKYVELQDAYISTVEALRHAGYQFDADIEVKWINAEEVNEENVADILGEVDGIVVPGGFGDRGIDGKMTAIQFARTNNIPFIGIGLGMQLAAVEFARNMLGMADAHSTEFNLDAEYALFENQSDMTESSESGGLMRLGSHPCKVKEGTKARQAYGEELVHERHRHRYEFNNEYRNQFEEAGMIMAGVSPDDELVEIIELQDHPFFIGCQFHPEFISRPTRPQPLLREFIGAALTHQAE, from the coding sequence ATGACAAAGTATATTTTCGTAACTGGCGGTGTCGTTTCATCACTCGGTAAGGGGATCAATGCTGCATCTTTAGGAAGGCTTCTAAAAAGCCGCGGCCTGGAAGTGACGATGCAAAAATTCGATCCTTATATTAACGTCGACCCTCGTATGATGAGTCCTTATCAACACGGCGAGGTATTTGTCACGCAGGACGGTGCGGAGACGGATCTCGACCTCGGCCACTACGAGCGCTTCATTGACATCGATTTGAACAAATACTCGAACGTCACGATGGGCAAAGTCTATTCCTCCGTATTGAAAAAAGAACGGAGCGGGGAGTACATGGGCGCGACCGTCCAAGTCATCCCGCATATTACAAATGAAATCAAAAGTCTCATCAAGCGGGCGGCAAAGGAAACGAATGCGGACGTCGTCATTACGGAAATCGGCGGCAGTGTGGGCGATATCGAATCCCTTCCTTATTTGGAGGCCATCCGTCAGATGAAAACGGATCTCGGCAAAAACGATGTCATGTATATCCACAATACGCTCATTCCGTACCTCCACGCAGCGGGTGAAATGAAAACTAAACCGACCCAGCATAGCGTGAAGGAATTGAGAAGCTTGGGCATCCAGCCGAATATCATCGTCGTGCGCAGTGAATATCCGGTTCCGCAAGAGATGAAAGACAAGATCGCTTTGTTCTGTAACATCAAACCGGAAGAAGTGATCGAGGCATTGGATGCGGAGACATTGTATGAAGTGCCACTTCGTCTGCATGAGCAGCATATGGACAAGATTGTCGTAGATTTCTTGGGTTTGGAAACGAAAGAGCCGGATATGACAGACGTGAAGGAACTTGTCCACCTCGTAAAATCCTTATCGAAGAAAGTATGCATCGGCCTAGTCGGAAAATACGTGGAACTGCAAGATGCGTATATTTCCACAGTCGAAGCGTTGCGCCACGCGGGCTACCAATTTGATGCGGATATCGAAGTGAAATGGATCAACGCGGAAGAAGTGAATGAAGAAAATGTAGCCGACATCCTGGGCGAGGTCGACGGCATCGTCGTACCTGGCGGATTTGGAGATCGAGGCATCGATGGTAAAATGACCGCCATCCAGTTTGCCCGCACCAACAACATCCCGTTCATCGGAATCGGTCTCGGCATGCAGTTGGCTGCAGTGGAATTCGCACGCAACATGCTCGGCATGGCAGATGCCCACTCCACGGAATTCAACTTGGATGCAGAATACGCGTTATTTGAAAATCAATCCGATATGACCGAATCCAGTGAATCCGGCGGCCTGATGCGCCTTGGTTCCCATCCATGCAAAGTGAAGGAAGGCACGAAAGCGCGCCAAGCATATGGAGAAGAACTTGTCCACGAGCGCCATCGCCATCGGTATGAGTTCAACAATGAATACAGAAATCAATTCGAAGAGGCTGGCATGATCATGGCCGGGGTTAGCCCGGATGACGAGCTTGTGGAAATCATTGAACTGCAAGATCACCCATTCTTCATCGGCTGCCAATTCCATCCTGAATTCATCTCGCGTCCGACTCGTCCGCAACCATTATTGCGTGAATTTATCGGCGCCGCATTAACCCATCAAGCTGAATGA
- a CDS encoding DUF2529 family protein: MKILSTQVSGLLQRIVTNEEEAMEETARLLAQATAGEGRVIFSAFGEMGAVTATALRGVEPFAGAVRYESDMPIGSADRVWLLTRSATDPSALELARRLAEQFIPFGALAAEKPDGDNELADLAYTYISTGLTKGLLPGENGERIVHPHALAALFVYEAVKLVYDEMLGE, from the coding sequence TTGAAAATATTATCGACACAAGTAAGCGGACTGCTACAGCGGATCGTGACAAATGAAGAAGAAGCGATGGAGGAAACAGCCCGTCTGTTAGCACAGGCGACTGCCGGGGAAGGGCGCGTCATTTTTTCGGCATTCGGCGAGATGGGTGCTGTGACAGCCACTGCTCTCCGCGGCGTGGAACCGTTCGCCGGGGCGGTGCGTTATGAATCGGACATGCCTATCGGTTCGGCGGATCGGGTGTGGCTGTTGACACGCAGCGCAACGGATCCGTCCGCTTTGGAGCTGGCCCGCCGCCTGGCCGAGCAATTCATTCCATTCGGTGCGCTGGCCGCGGAAAAACCGGATGGGGATAATGAACTTGCCGATTTGGCCTATACGTATATCTCCACCGGTTTGACGAAGGGGCTCTTGCCCGGGGAGAACGGAGAGCGCATCGTCCACCCCCATGCGCTCGCTGCTTTGTTCGTTTATGAAGCCGTGAAATTGGTATATGATGAAATGCTAGGTGAATGA
- the icmF gene encoding fused isobutyryl-CoA mutase/GTPase IcmF: MVTAPVEIYKPKHHIRFVTASSLFDGHDASINIMRRILQSSGAEVIHLGHNRSVEEVVNAAIQEDVQGIAISSYQGGHVEYFKYMYDLLQERGAPHIRIYGGGGGVIIPKEIKELHDYGVAWIFSPEDGRKMGLQGMINRMLEECDFLTEADNELANLEKVNTDHPEILANLITYAEEKHGKNDQQAVQLIEKARTLTKNTPVLGITGTGGAGKSSLTDELIRRFLQELPDKKVAILSIDPTKQKTGGALLGDRIRMNAIFNKRVFMRSLATRGSRTELSGAIKDVLDVVKTAGYDLIVVETSGIGQGDAEVTEVSDVSMYVMTSEFGAPTQLEKIDMIDFADLIVINKFERKGSEDALRQVQKQYQRSRGLWDKEIDEMPVYGTIASQFNDKGTNSLFTAIVNVLNEKCGLDWETSYAQFIKTQKQNVIIPNDRQHYLREIAGTVRDYHKRSVQQVEFARRLFQLEGAMEAVKEKAPDDKLIASLQSLADGVRDELTAESKRIIQNWKALKESYAGDEFVTKIRDKELRTALTTTSLSGLKIPKVVLPKFEDYGEILRWVYKENLPGSFPYTAGVFPFKREGEDPKRQFAGEGTPERTNRRFHYLSKDDDAKRLSTAFDSVTLYGEDPNERPDIFGKVGESGVSICTLDDMKKLYDGFDLCAPSTSVSMTINGPAPIILAMFMNTAIDQQIRLKEEELGRTLTDEEFTEVRDATLQVVRGTVQADILKEDQGQNTCIFSTEFALRMMGDIQQYFIDKKVRNYYSVSISGYHIAEAGANPISQLAFTLSNGFTYVEYYLSRGMNIDDFAPNLSFFFSNGLDPEYTVIGRVARRIWAVAMRERYGANERSQKLKYHVQTSGRSLHAQEIDFNDIRTTLQALMALQDNCNSLHTNAYDEAITTPTEESVRRAMAIQMIITKEHGLSKNENPLQGSFIIEELTDLVEEAVLTEFDRLNDRGGVLGSMETQYQRGKIQEESMYYEHLKHSGELPIIGVNTYLNPNPPSEEDIDNMELARATKEEKESQIINLREFQKRHADETEKALLKLKETAVTGGNIFAELMETVKVASLGQITNALYEVGGQYRRNM, encoded by the coding sequence ATGGTAACAGCGCCAGTTGAGATTTATAAGCCGAAGCACCATATCCGTTTTGTGACGGCGTCTAGCCTATTCGATGGCCACGATGCCTCCATCAATATCATGCGCCGCATTTTGCAATCCAGCGGGGCGGAGGTCATCCACCTTGGACATAACCGTTCGGTGGAGGAGGTCGTGAACGCGGCCATTCAGGAAGATGTTCAAGGAATCGCCATTTCCTCCTATCAAGGGGGCCATGTCGAGTATTTCAAATATATGTATGACCTCCTGCAAGAAAGAGGAGCGCCGCATATTCGCATTTACGGCGGCGGTGGCGGGGTCATCATCCCGAAGGAAATCAAGGAACTGCATGACTACGGTGTCGCGTGGATCTTCTCGCCGGAAGACGGCCGCAAAATGGGCCTGCAAGGGATGATCAACCGGATGTTGGAAGAATGCGACTTCCTCACCGAGGCGGACAATGAACTGGCCAACTTGGAAAAAGTGAACACGGACCATCCCGAAATACTGGCCAACTTGATCACCTATGCGGAAGAAAAGCACGGGAAAAACGACCAGCAAGCAGTGCAACTCATTGAGAAAGCGCGGACACTTACCAAAAACACACCAGTGCTTGGCATCACGGGTACTGGGGGAGCAGGGAAAAGTTCCTTGACCGATGAATTGATCCGCCGTTTCCTGCAAGAACTGCCGGATAAGAAAGTCGCCATCCTTTCGATCGACCCGACGAAGCAGAAAACGGGCGGGGCATTGCTCGGAGACCGGATCCGGATGAATGCCATCTTCAACAAGCGGGTATTCATGCGCAGCTTGGCGACCCGTGGTTCCCGTACCGAATTGTCGGGCGCCATCAAAGATGTACTCGATGTCGTCAAAACGGCGGGCTACGACTTGATTGTTGTCGAAACGAGTGGAATCGGGCAAGGGGATGCGGAAGTCACGGAAGTGTCCGATGTCTCGATGTATGTCATGACGAGTGAATTCGGGGCGCCGACGCAACTCGAGAAAATCGACATGATCGACTTTGCCGACCTGATCGTCATCAATAAATTCGAACGCAAAGGATCCGAAGATGCGCTTCGCCAAGTCCAGAAGCAGTACCAGCGCAGCCGCGGCCTTTGGGATAAGGAAATCGATGAGATGCCGGTTTACGGCACGATCGCTAGCCAGTTCAATGACAAAGGAACGAATTCGCTATTTACTGCAATCGTCAACGTGCTGAATGAAAAATGCGGCTTGGATTGGGAAACATCGTATGCCCAATTCATCAAGACCCAAAAACAGAACGTCATCATACCGAACGACCGTCAGCATTACCTAAGGGAAATTGCGGGCACAGTCCGCGATTATCATAAACGATCAGTACAACAAGTCGAATTCGCACGGCGTTTATTCCAGCTCGAAGGGGCTATGGAAGCAGTGAAAGAGAAAGCGCCGGATGATAAACTTATCGCTTCGCTGCAGTCGCTTGCAGATGGGGTGCGGGATGAGCTGACGGCGGAATCGAAGCGGATCATCCAAAACTGGAAAGCGTTGAAAGAATCCTATGCCGGGGATGAATTCGTCACAAAAATCCGTGACAAGGAGCTTCGTACTGCGCTGACAACAACGAGTTTATCCGGCTTGAAAATCCCGAAAGTCGTCCTGCCGAAATTCGAGGACTACGGGGAAATTTTACGCTGGGTGTACAAAGAGAATTTACCAGGTTCATTCCCTTATACGGCTGGAGTTTTCCCGTTCAAACGGGAAGGGGAAGATCCGAAGCGTCAATTCGCGGGAGAAGGGACACCGGAAAGGACGAACCGCCGCTTCCATTATCTGTCCAAGGACGATGACGCGAAACGGTTATCGACCGCTTTTGACTCGGTCACGCTTTACGGGGAAGATCCGAATGAGCGTCCGGACATTTTCGGAAAAGTCGGCGAGTCAGGTGTCAGCATCTGTACATTGGACGATATGAAGAAATTGTATGACGGCTTCGATTTATGTGCACCATCGACTTCCGTCTCAATGACGATCAACGGACCGGCTCCGATCATCCTAGCCATGTTCATGAACACGGCGATCGATCAGCAGATCCGCTTGAAAGAAGAGGAACTGGGTCGAACTTTGACTGACGAAGAATTCACGGAAGTGCGCGATGCCACGCTGCAAGTCGTCCGCGGCACCGTGCAAGCCGATATCCTGAAAGAGGACCAAGGGCAGAACACTTGCATCTTCTCCACGGAATTCGCTCTTCGGATGATGGGGGATATCCAGCAGTACTTCATCGACAAGAAGGTGCGCAATTACTACTCGGTGTCCATTTCGGGTTACCATATCGCCGAAGCGGGAGCGAACCCGATTTCACAACTGGCATTCACATTATCGAACGGCTTCACCTATGTCGAATACTACTTGAGCCGTGGCATGAATATCGATGATTTTGCACCGAACTTGAGCTTCTTCTTCTCGAACGGGCTGGACCCGGAATATACGGTGATCGGCCGGGTGGCACGCCGGATTTGGGCGGTTGCCATGCGGGAGAGGTACGGGGCGAACGAGCGCAGCCAGAAGCTGAAGTACCACGTCCAGACGTCAGGACGCAGTTTGCACGCGCAGGAAATCGATTTTAACGACATCCGTACAACTTTGCAGGCGCTCATGGCTCTGCAAGACAACTGCAACTCGCTCCACACGAATGCCTACGACGAAGCGATCACGACGCCGACGGAAGAATCGGTCCGGCGGGCAATGGCGATCCAGATGATCATTACAAAAGAACATGGCCTGTCCAAAAATGAAAACCCGTTGCAAGGTTCCTTCATTATCGAAGAATTGACGGACCTCGTGGAAGAAGCCGTGCTGACGGAATTCGACCGCCTGAACGACCGCGGCGGTGTGCTCGGATCGATGGAAACCCAATACCAACGGGGCAAGATCCAAGAGGAATCCATGTACTACGAGCATTTGAAGCACTCAGGGGAGCTGCCGATCATCGGGGTGAATACGTACTTGAATCCGAACCCTCCGTCCGAGGAAGACATCGACAACATGGAACTCGCACGCGCGACAAAGGAAGAGAAAGAGTCGCAAATCATCAACCTGCGTGAATTCCAGAAGCGTCATGCGGACGAGACGGAGAAAGCCTTGCTGAAATTGAAAGAAACGGCTGTCACGGGCGGCAATATCTTCGCGGAACTGATGGAAACCGTCAAAGTCGCGAGCCTTGGCCAGATTACGAACGCACTTTACGAAGTGGGCGGTCAGTACCGCCGCAATATGTAA
- the rpoE gene encoding DNA-directed RNA polymerase subunit delta, translating into MRLLNIREMTKEQLAEESMIDIVYAILTERHESLTFQQLMDEIRDLTGMSESEMKGKLQQFYTDLNIDGRFIAIHDNRWGLREWYPVEQIEEETAPVVKVRKKKKKKVLDDEEEELFDEDDEEEYDELIEDEEEEDDEDEEDLEEEEEEDIIEIEEDLLDTDDELEIIPDDEDLELDDEDEEEEDEFEEDEEIEE; encoded by the coding sequence GTGCGTTTGTTGAATATCCGCGAGATGACGAAGGAACAATTGGCAGAAGAATCGATGATTGATATCGTCTACGCCATTTTAACAGAAAGACATGAATCACTTACCTTCCAACAGTTGATGGATGAAATCCGTGATTTGACAGGCATGAGCGAAAGTGAAATGAAGGGTAAATTGCAACAGTTTTATACAGATTTAAACATCGACGGCAGATTCATCGCCATCCACGATAACCGTTGGGGATTGCGCGAGTGGTATCCGGTCGAGCAAATCGAAGAAGAGACAGCGCCAGTCGTCAAAGTGCGTAAAAAGAAGAAGAAAAAAGTGCTGGATGACGAGGAAGAGGAACTGTTCGATGAGGACGATGAGGAAGAGTATGACGAATTGATAGAGGACGAGGAAGAAGAGGACGACGAGGACGAAGAAGATCTCGAAGAGGAAGAAGAGGAAGATATCATTGAAATCGAGGAGGACCTTCTGGACACGGATGACGAGTTGGAAATCATTCCGGATGATGAGGATTTGGAACTCGACGATGAAGATGAAGAGGAAGAAGATGAATTCGAGGAAGATGAGGAGATTGAAGAATAA
- a CDS encoding TetR/AcrR family transcriptional regulator, translating into MEKKLVVKSSVKDESLIEKRREQMIRGAVKLFRNKGFHRATTREIAKEAGFSIGTLYEYIRTKEDVLYLVCDNIYNKVLNRLNGSLDQERTVEGIRLAIDKYFRLIDDMSDEFLVMYQESKSLPKDALRYVLQKEMEMVALFEDLFKACAHSGELRITDEEIRIAANHIVVQGQMWAFRRWAFDKDTTIDDYIRIQTDQFFNGIVREHEEIR; encoded by the coding sequence ATGGAAAAAAAACTAGTAGTCAAATCGTCCGTCAAAGACGAGAGTTTGATAGAAAAACGTCGGGAGCAAATGATCCGGGGCGCTGTCAAACTGTTCAGGAATAAAGGATTCCATCGGGCGACGACGCGGGAGATTGCCAAAGAGGCGGGCTTCAGCATCGGGACGCTCTATGAATATATCCGGACGAAGGAAGACGTCCTATATCTCGTCTGTGACAATATTTACAATAAAGTGCTCAACCGCCTGAACGGTTCGCTGGACCAAGAAAGGACGGTGGAAGGCATCCGGCTCGCCATCGATAAGTATTTCCGCTTGATCGACGACATGTCGGATGAATTCCTCGTCATGTATCAGGAGTCCAAATCCTTGCCGAAGGATGCCTTGCGATACGTCTTACAGAAGGAGATGGAAATGGTCGCTCTATTCGAAGACTTGTTCAAGGCTTGCGCCCATTCGGGTGAGCTTCGCATCACCGATGAAGAAATCCGGATAGCGGCCAACCATATCGTCGTCCAAGGGCAGATGTGGGCGTTCCGGAGATGGGCTTTCGATAAGGATACGACAATCGATGATTATATCCGTATCCAGACAGATCAGTTTTTCAACGGAATCGTACGAGAACACGAAGAAATCCGTTAG